The region ACGAGTAAAATATCCGCTGATAGAGGTCATTGAAGAATCAAGAGGCATATAGGTTTTATCAGGTCTTTGCATATACCGATAAGGTTGTTTCTGTAATCGTAACATATAATCTTCTGAACCTGAAGTGTAAGAGCCGATAAGCATACCTGTTAAAACATAAGTCTCATCTTCATCTAAAAATGTCCAGCCATCCAACCCCAAAGTATATGCCTGATTGCTTAATCTTGCAGAGAGGTTTTTATCTTTAAGTTCTCTGTTAACTGAAGTAAAGATCATTCCTACAGCTTGCCTGCCGGAATTAAATTCCTTTTGTGTTCTTAAAACACTGTAATGAGTTAACGGTTCAACTTCTTCTTCAACTTGCTCACCAATATCTGTATGAATTACAGCAAAAGTTCTTTCAGTAACAGAACTTAATAAACCAACAGACCAGCTTTCATCAATTTTTCCGGTAAGTTTGGCAGCTCCAAGTATTCTTGTTTCAGATGGATAATTTATATAGCCCTCACCGGATACATTTCCCTGTGGTAATCTTCCGATTCTTCTTGAATAAAATAACTCCGGTACACCAAAATTAAATCCCCAATTATTATTAGCACCTCCGAATCCAAAAGAAAAGATATTGGAGCCTTCTATAAAGAAAGGGCGTTTCTCGGTATAAAATGTTTCAAAGGCTGAAAGGTTTACAATTGCAGGATCGACTTCTACCTGTCCAAAATCCGGATTGAATGTTGCATCCACATTAAGATTACTTCCCAGACTAAACTTAAGATCAGCACCAAATGAAGTTTTATACTGATTTGATTTATAGAAAGGGTCATCAGGATTATGGATAAGATATTGTGCCTTTTGAACAAAATAAGGAAGCAATTCAAATCTTTGTTTTTGTTTTATTCCTTCTAATCCAATAAGATCTGCAAACCGGGAAACAAAACCGCTTTCATTCTTTGGGACCATCACATAAAAAGACATTTCGTGTTTGCGCTTGATATCACGATTAAGATTAATGCCCCATGTCATTTTATCTGATTCATTAAATCTTAATTGGGTAAATGGAATTCTAATTTCAACATTCCATCCGTTTTCATCAACAGTGGTTTTATTTTCCCATACTCCATCCCATGAATTATCGTCCCAACTATCATTAAAAAAAGTTCCATCTGCAACTGAACCACCGGCATTTACGGCAAAAAAATAACCGGTTCTATCATCATTATATGTATCCAGGTAAACGAAGAACCAATCAGACTCAACAATATTATCTCTCCGCATCAATGTAACATCTATTGAATCTGGGCTGGAATCCCAAAATCTCCCGCTTATATAAATATTATGATCATCGTGTGAAACCCAAACTTCCGATCTTTCGGAAACAGGTTTTCCTTCATGTGGATCCTTTTGAGTGAAGGTTGTAATTGCAGGAAGAGAATATACCTGCTCATTGAGAATGCCATCAACAACTATCTCCTCAGTCAGTTTATAAGATTGAATTGCTTGAGTTGAATCGTTTTTTGCTGCAAGAATATTTAATGATATTAAAAGTATAAAAGTAACAGTAGTAAAATATTTTTTCATACTTTTGTTGTTTGTTTTAACTTCAGACATAATTGTTTTCTATATGGTGGTCCGGTATAGATTAATTAAATTATATTTTGTGCAATAATAAATTGATCAGTAGATTATTCCTGATGTATTTACTGATAAGGAGGAAATAACTGATAAACGGTTTAGTTAAAAAATGTATTGACTTACTAATTCAGCCTGCAACTGACTTTAATACAATTTTTCAAAAGTCTTTTTTATAATCTGTTCACTCTCCGATAAGCCCGATAAAACAATCACAACTTCTGTTATCCTGAGCGAAGTCGAAGGATGACATTTTCTTCTTACACTTTTCAGAAATTTCAAAATTAATTCACTCTCCGATAAGCCCGGTGAAACAATTACAACTTCTGTTATCCTGAGCGAAGTCGAAGGATGATGATTTGGAATCCCGCTACTTTTACTCCGCAGCTAACACAGATACTGAAATAAATTCACATTAATCTTTGGTTAGTGCAGAATACCCACACCAATTATTTCTTCAGAGGTTTCTATTATTTTTTATTGATTTTTATCTTGCCAAAACCGCTATTCAATTCTATTACAGCCCCGCCGCCGTTAAGTACGTACTTTTTTATAAGATTGTTTTTTTGCAAATTAACTTTAATAGCTTCAAAATCTGATCTGATCAAATTAACTTTTTCAGATTCATTAAGCTTTGAGTTAACATAAACAGATGCAACAATACTAACTTTTGCTTCCAAAGGTATTTTTAAAGTGATATCACCGCTTGCTGTATTAAACTCACTATGGCTTTTATCAGTTGGGTTTAATTCAGCATAAATGTTACCTCCGGCAGTATTTGCTTCAATTGAGCCGGAAATATTTTTCAGATTTATATTACCGCCCGCTGTATTGACTTCTACTTTTCCAGTTGCGCCTTCAAGAATAATATTTCCGCCGGCTGTTGATAGTTCAGCATCCCCTGAAATTTTACCAACCGAAATATTACCGCCAGCTGTAGAAACTTCAGCACTGCTTTCAATATTACCAATTGAGACATTACCGCCTACGGTGCTTACGCTAGTGTTACTCTTCAAATTACCTATTGATATGCTGCCGCCTCCACTT is a window of Ignavibacterium sp. DNA encoding:
- a CDS encoding DUF5916 domain-containing protein, whose amino-acid sequence is MSEVKTNNKSMKKYFTTVTFILLISLNILAAKNDSTQAIQSYKLTEEIVVDGILNEQVYSLPAITTFTQKDPHEGKPVSERSEVWVSHDDHNIYISGRFWDSSPDSIDVTLMRRDNIVESDWFFVYLDTYNDDRTGYFFAVNAGGSVADGTFFNDSWDDNSWDGVWENKTTVDENGWNVEIRIPFTQLRFNESDKMTWGINLNRDIKRKHEMSFYVMVPKNESGFVSRFADLIGLEGIKQKQRFELLPYFVQKAQYLIHNPDDPFYKSNQYKTSFGADLKFSLGSNLNVDATFNPDFGQVEVDPAIVNLSAFETFYTEKRPFFIEGSNIFSFGFGGANNNWGFNFGVPELFYSRRIGRLPQGNVSGEGYINYPSETRILGAAKLTGKIDESWSVGLLSSVTERTFAVIHTDIGEQVEEEVEPLTHYSVLRTQKEFNSGRQAVGMIFTSVNRELKDKNLSARLSNQAYTLGLDGWTFLDEDETYVLTGMLIGSYTSGSEDYMLRLQKQPYRYMQRPDKTYMPLDSSMTSISGYFTRIMLNKQKGNFYVNAAVGLVSPGFEYNDLGSQLFADRINGHILTGYRWFEPDDIFRRKNIYLAYNITSDYEGNIARKGFYLAASTQFLNYCGVSFNSNYNFESVSTTLTRGGPKLNIPENYSININAYTDSREKIIVYPYFSFGQNALNSNEKRLGLDLEWKPSSQISFTIGPEYSINKTLFQWVKNISDPLAASTYNKRYIFADLRQETISANIRLNWIFTPTLSLQLYIQPLIAMGDYEGFKEIINPPTLDVLIYGSNGSEINYNKEDDSYLIDPDGNGSAEQFSINNPDFNFKSLRGNVVLRWEVFPGSVFYFAWTNSRTNFDNPGRLNFTNDFSNLLRSESDNILLAKFSYWLDI